In the genome of Burkholderia sp. PAMC 26561, the window GCTACAAGGAAGACCAGGGCGCGCAGTTCGAGACATACGCGAGCCAGCGGATTCGTGGCGCAATGCTCGACGAACTGCGCGCCAACGACTGGCTGCCGCGCAGCATGCGCAAGACGTCGCGCGAGGTCGAATCGGCGGTACACAAGGTCGAGCAGCACCTTGGCCGGTCGGCGAGCGAACAGGAAGTCGCCGAGCACCTCAACATGCCGCTCGACGAATACCAGACCATGCTGCAGGATCTGCACGGCAGCCAGTTGATCTATTACGAAGACTTCGACCGGTCATCGGATGACGAACCATTCCTCGATCGTTATTGCGTCGATAAAGCCGATCCGTTGTCCGCATTGCTCGACGGCAGTTTGCGTTCCGCGCTGGTCGAAGCCATCGACAAACTGCCCGAGCGCGAAAAGCTGCTGATGAGCCTCTATTACGAGAAGGGCTTGAATCTGCGTGAAATCGGCGCAGTGATGGAAGTCAGCGAATCGCGCGTGTGCCAGTTGCATAGCCAGGCGGTTGCGCGGTTGCGCGCGAAGTTGCGCGAACAGGCCTGGTCGGGCGTGGAGGCTTGACGGTTCGGGAGCGGCTTTTTCTGAGCCGCTTCAAGAAGGTTCGAAGTCCGCGCCTTCGGCAAACACCGTTCGGCCTTTACCAAGCGCTTTCGCCCGGTACATTGCACGATCCGCCGCGCGCATCAGCACGGCGATATCGGTGTAGATGGGTTTCAGGTCTGGCGAGATCAGGCATGCGCCAATACTCGCCGATACATTCACCACCCGGTCCTGCACCGACGTCATTTCCGCCAGCACCGCGTGAATTCCGTTCGCGACCGTATGCACCGCGTGGCTGCCCGTCACGTGACGCGCGAGGACCACGAATTCGTCGCCGCCGAGACGCGCGACCGTATCGGTGGTCCGCACACGGCGTAACAGCGAATCAGCAAAGGTTCGCAGCACGACGTCGCCGACTTCGTGGCCGTAGGTATCGTTGACTTCCTTGAAGCCATCGAGATCGATCAGCAACAACGCCGTCGCGCCTTCCTGTCCCGTCGATATCGCCGTCACCGCCCGTCCGATGGTTTGTTCCAGTGCGTACCGGTTGCTCAATCCGGTGAGCGGATCGGTGCCTGCCCGGAGCGCGAGATCGCGGTTCGCGCTGCCGAGCCGGCCGATCAGAACACTCAGATACACCGATGCCGCCAGCACACTCAAGCCAATGCCAAGCGCCGCCGGCCGGTTGAGACGCCACCATGGCTGAAGCATGGATAGCGCGACGATTCCGGCCAGTGCCGTAACGCACGACAACGCCAGCGTCCGCTTCCCATAACGCCCTCCTGCGCCGATCAGGAACAGGAAAATGGCCCAGAGCATAGGCAGCGCGAGCGGGCCGCCGGCGGCAAGAATCAGGGCGAGGAGCGCCTGATCCGCGATCGTGGTGATGGCAAGACGCACGTCCGAATGACGCGGCATCCCGCCGATGATCACCCGGCTGGCCACGCCATAAACCAGATACAGCGCCAGCACGCGAAAGCATGCGGTCGCCGCAGGAGAAGGATCGAACCACGCGAACGCGCCATATGCCACGGCCGCGAGTCCGCCGAGTGCGACTCGGAGCGTTGCCTGCTCCCTTTCCGGATCGCGATGCGGAGACCAGACATAGCCGCGCGGCCGCTGCACGGGGTCATGCAAATGCCCCATCCTGTGTCCCTTTTTTTATGGTTTAGTGGTTTAAACCGACGTTTTCTACAGTGGCTGCGTAGTGCGCAACCGCAATCCTACTGCGTTGATGCGCGCTATATGCAAAGGGAAATTGGGGTGCGGATGGAGGGTGGATGGGATTTTGGGCGGGAGTATATGGGTCAATGGCGGGGGGCTCTGGTTTCGGCCTGGTTGGATGGTCGAGGGTTGTTAAACGGGTCGCGTTTCTGCGAAGCGTGGAGGCGAGTTTTGCCTTGCCCGGCGGACGCGCCTACTTAACTACGCACGTTTTCCTCAATCCGATGCAGGAAATGGTTTATTCCTCTGGCACCTTCAACTGCCGATGCGATATCGGACGTCGATTCACTGACGGAATCTATGGTCCGCTCTCCCGTGTCCTTACGACCAATTGGATTTTGATCAGAAAGCGTGGGCGACAGGAAAGCCAATCCAGCAGAGCGAAATCAAGGGAGGCCCATCTAAGCGAAGCGCGGCATTTGCGAATGACCCGCGACGACAGTCGACACCAACGCTTCTGCGCTGGCGGCACTAAAAATGCGTTTGGAGCTGAATGTGATCCTGGAATGACCAGGAAACTCGATTTGCGCTAAATCTTGGTGCGCCCGGCTGGGATCGAACCAGCAACCCCTGCCTTCGGAGGGCAGTACTCTATCCATTGAGCTACGGGCGCATATGAGCAAGGGGCACCGCGTTCCATATACAAAATCATGGAGGCAGGACCGCTGCGAGTCCGAAACAATACCTGTTTTCGTCCGATTCGTCCATCGTAAGGGTTCGAAGGCTCAACGCCCGTCCATCGCAACACCCATGCAAAAACCCCGAAAATCCGGGTTAACACGCGCTGCGACAAGCCTTTGCGGGTACGCCGCCACGTAAACGTTCCGTCTATAATCGACCGTGCTGGCGAAAACGTTTAAAAGTATTCGAGAGATCTACCCCTGCTGTCACGCTGTCGCTGGACCGACTCACAAATAAAAAGGGAGACGAGACGAGCATGAGTGAAGCACCCCACGGAGTCCCGATCAAAACGCCAGGCCAACTCATCGCGGCAATCGTCGCCGGGTTCGCCATTCCGATCGTCGTGATCGTCCTGCTGGCCGTCTACGTCAACAACACGACCCGTACCGGCGCGGGCACCGATTCCCTGTCGGACGCCGCTGTCGCCGAGCGTATCGCCCCGGTCGCGCAAGTCGATATCCGCGACGCCAACGCCCCGCGCGTCTACAAATCCGGCGAGCAGGTATTCAAGGCGGTCTGCACGACCTGTCACACGGCCGGTGTTGCCGGCGCGCCGAAGTTCGGCAACGCGGGCGACTGGGCGCCGCGCATTGCGGAAGGCTACGACACGTTGCTTCACAACGCGCTCAACGGCAAGGGCGGCATGCCCGCTCGCGGTGGCACGAGTCCCGACGACTATAGCGACTTCGAAATCGCCCGCGCAGTCGTCTACATGGCCAACGATGGCGGCGCAAAATTCGCCGAACCCGCGCAACCTGCGCCTGGCGCGGCGGCGGGGGCATCGGCGGCGGC includes:
- a CDS encoding RNA polymerase sigma factor FliA; amino-acid sequence: MYNAQGKLSQAEVLTRYAPLVRRLGLQLVAKMPASVDLDDLIQAGMIGLLDAASRYKEDQGAQFETYASQRIRGAMLDELRANDWLPRSMRKTSREVESAVHKVEQHLGRSASEQEVAEHLNMPLDEYQTMLQDLHGSQLIYYEDFDRSSDDEPFLDRYCVDKADPLSALLDGSLRSALVEAIDKLPEREKLLMSLYYEKGLNLREIGAVMEVSESRVCQLHSQAVARLRAKLREQAWSGVEA
- a CDS encoding GGDEF domain-containing protein, giving the protein MGHLHDPVQRPRGYVWSPHRDPEREQATLRVALGGLAAVAYGAFAWFDPSPAATACFRVLALYLVYGVASRVIIGGMPRHSDVRLAITTIADQALLALILAAGGPLALPMLWAIFLFLIGAGGRYGKRTLALSCVTALAGIVALSMLQPWWRLNRPAALGIGLSVLAASVYLSVLIGRLGSANRDLALRAGTDPLTGLSNRYALEQTIGRAVTAISTGQEGATALLLIDLDGFKEVNDTYGHEVGDVVLRTFADSLLRRVRTTDTVARLGGDEFVVLARHVTGSHAVHTVANGIHAVLAEMTSVQDRVVNVSASIGACLISPDLKPIYTDIAVLMRAADRAMYRAKALGKGRTVFAEGADFEPS
- a CDS encoding c-type cytochrome; its protein translation is MSEAPHGVPIKTPGQLIAAIVAGFAIPIVVIVLLAVYVNNTTRTGAGTDSLSDAAVAERIAPVAQVDIRDANAPRVYKSGEQVFKAVCTTCHTAGVAGAPKFGNAGDWAPRIAEGYDTLLHNALNGKGGMPARGGTSPDDYSDFEIARAVVYMANDGGAKFAEPAQPAPGAAAGASAAAAPASGAAAGATDNAQAAAAVAALANVPQASSAPAAGSQSADASQAGKALYTQVCQACHAAGVLGAPKFGDKDAWAARLKEPMDTVYGYALHGKGAMPAKGGSNAPDADVKAAVDYMVAASK